The Dyadobacter sp. 676 DNA window CGGCTTTTCGTTTAGGAGGATTTTCGCCTGATTCGAAATTTCCCCGTTTTTGATCTTGACATCCCCTTCTTCCATTTTTAATGTGACTGTCGCAGAATTGTCCAGCTTATTTACCGAAGTATTGGATAGAAAGCCGACGAGCGTACTTTTGGTATCGGCCTCAAAAAGCTTCGGGGTATTTCCATTCAGTGAGAATGTACCGGCGCCGCCTTCCAGGTTGAAGTGGGCCTTCTGGATAAAATCCTCCATTTCGTACTTGTAAGAGCCGTTGATGGGACGGTTTCTCTCTTTTCCGCGCTCCCTTTGATAGTCGCTGTCCCGGTCGTCATCACCTTCATCGTGATTGTAACCATATTCGTGGTCGTTATCATCGTCGTCCCAGCCGAAATGCCAGTTATCACCATGATCGTCGATGGCCTGGTGTGTTTTGTTGACCACACCGCCTAAAAAGGCGAATGTAATGAGCAGCGCAACGATGCTACCGGAGCCGCGCTCACGGCCCGCAGCCACCAGGATTACCCCGGCAAGGATGAGCAGGACCGACCAGTAGGGCAGGATCATGTCCCAATCGATATTCAGCAGGTTCATACTCCGGAGCAGCCAGAATAAACCGAGAATGATCAGCAAACCACCCCAAACGATGCCACTTGAGTTTTTCATGATCTTAAATATTTGATCGGTTAGTACTGTCGGAATTCAGAAAGTTGCGTAACAACAGCAATCCGCCGGTTACGATGAGTATAATAGGCCAGAAGAAGCGTCCGAAATCGAAATCGGTCAGTTCTTCCACCAGGAACAGCGACCCGGTGACAATGAGGATAACTCCCCAGAAGATGTTTTTGAAATTCATGGCTATTTGGTTTATAGTAAATGCAGGGAGGTTAGTTGACTTTGATGACGTCGTCGTCGCCGCTGTCAGGTTTTTTTAGCTCAGGATCTTCGGGAAAACGCGGTTCTGCCGAAGAACCGGGCGAAAACGGCGTGTATGGCTGCGGGTCGGGACCCGGATTGATCGGGTCGGCCGGAGGAGGTGTCGTAGGATACACCGTCGATCTGTTTTCGTGCTCCTTGTCGCGCTGGCGGAGGATCAGGAAAGCACCCACGGCAATCAGGACGATCGGCCAGAAGTATTTTTTAAACTGGTACCAAACCGGCAGGTCGTCTAAGAGCATCAGGGCACCAAAGAAAATCAGCACACCCCCAAGTATCATCATGGTCTGGTCTGACCGCTTTTTATCGAACAGCGGGTCCGACGGTTTGGAAGGTTCGGCACCGAAAGCCGTGTGGGTGGTGTACACCTCGCCCCCTGGCCCGGTTGGCAGCACAGCCCACAGGATAATGTAAAGCAACCCGGTCATTCCAAAGCCGGGAGGTAATATCGGCAGCGCCATTACTACAAAGAGAACCCGGACGATCACCACGTCAATTTGCAGATACTGAGCGATTCCCGCACAAACTCCTCCGAAAACTGCCTGGTCTGGTATGCGATGCAATTTCTTTTCCATGATTAGTTTAGTATTTATTTGTAATCAAAGGTAGTATGTAATGCAAGATACTGTAAACCGGAAAATTATTATCGGCGGGAGGGCGTGTTAAGCGGATATTTTCAGTGAGAATGTGTTTTAAATGGTGAAAAACGGTCTTATTGCTCTTCGAGCGCTTCGAGGATGTCCATCATAGCGCCAAAATCCTTGTATCCGGGGCGGATTTCCTCACTTCCGCGCAATGCAATACCGATGTTCGGAAGGAGCTCCGTGAGTGCGCTGACTGTGAATTCATTATCGAGCCCGAAGCCTACGAGTACCGGGTAGTCGGCCTCGACGGCAGTTAGTGTCTGCATCCAGGCTTCCGATATTTCCGCTTCTTTATCGCTTTCGAGCAGGAAATGCGTCACTTCGCTTTCATAGCGGCTCAAAATCGGGGCAATTTCATCGGCCTCGTAGATATCGACGCTGATACGCAGCAGAAGCGGCAGACCGACCTCGGCCCGGAGGTAGTTCAGCAAGCCTGGGTCATTCACTTGCACCGCATGCACGGGATATTCCGCCAATGCGGTCAGGATGGCTTCCGGGTCGGTCTTACCCGTCTCCGCCACGAGCGTTACGCCGGCCAGCCAGGAACAGATATCTTCGAATTTTTTAGGAGAAATATAATTGGGGGAATCTTCGTCAATAGAAAAACCGAGCATTTCAACACCCATCCCCGCACAATAGCGCGCATCGGAGAGGTTGGTAACATTGCTGATTTTTACGGTTTTGGTAAGCATTGAAATAATACTATGTATATTGATTATTTGGTTAAAACTTCGTCTTCTTGCAGCAAACCCCGAAGACTTATGTCTGCGTCAAGAATGGTCCAATGAATGCCTGATTCAGATACTGTATATTGGTCCAGATCCCAGTCCTCAGCCTTTTCTAAAAATGGGAAAGATGATAAAGGTTTGGTAATCACTTTTTTATTATTTAGAATAAAAAGTGCCAAATCAAGGTCCCTCGCGAAACCAAAATGGTGGATTTGCAGCCCATTATCAAGTATCATACGATCCAGATCATCCGCAATGTCGATTACATCATCTTCGCCAGCCTCACTAAGAAGAGTTTGAAGCTGTTTACTTATTAAAGGCGTCGTGCCAGTTTTGAATGATTTTTTCATAGTTGCAGACGATTATATCTAAAATGACTCTCATTTCATTTTTCTTAAAACCATGGTTGTAGGAAACCACTATTTCCGGAACCAAAACAACTCTCGCATTACGTTTGCCTTTTTCAACATGAATGCGAATCGGTTCGCGCTCATTCATCCAGAAAAAGAACCGAAAGCCGTTAATGTATAATACAGTTGGCATATCAAAATTAGCTAAAAAGTAGCAGAAAGAACAAAGGCGAAGACTGGTCGCTGGTGCGGCCGGTTCTTCGCCAAGGTTGTAATGAGGAATGTTGAGTCTGCTATTTACTGCGCCGAAAACTTATACTTCGTAGTCGTATGGTAAGTCTCGCCCGGATTCAGCGTCGTGGTCGGGAACTGAGGTTGGTTCGGGGAATCGGGGTAATGCTCGGTTTCGAGGCAGAGACCGAAGCGTTTGGTGAATGTGGCTCCCTTTCCTTTCAAAGTGCCGTCGAGGAAGTTGCCGGTATAGAACTGAACGCCCGGCTCGGTGGTGAATACTTCCATGACACGGCCGCTTTCGGGGTCTTTCACGGTGGCAAATTTTTCCAGGCCGTCGCCGCTGCGTTTCAGCACCCAGCAATGGTCGTAACCGCCGCCCGCTTTGATTTGCTCGTCTTCCACCTTATCTATGCCGGTGCCTACTTTGGTAGGTTTGCGGAAATCAAAGGGTGTTCCTTCTACTGCGCGAAGTTTACCGGTCGGGATGAGCGTCGTGTCTACCGGCACAATGCTATCCGAAGCGATGGTTACCTCATGATCGAGAATGTCGCGTTTCAGGCCGGTGAGGTTGAAATACGAGTGGTTGGTCAGGTTCACGACGGTCGGTTTGTCGGTCGTTGCCGTGTAATCGATCGTCAGTGCATTGTCATTGTCGAGCGTGTAAACGACTTTTACGGTCAGGTTCCCCGGGTAACCTTCTTCCATATCCTTGCTGGTGTATTCCAGTTGCAGCCCTACCACCGAATCCCGGTTGATTTCAGTCGCTTTCCAGAGCACCTTGTCGAAGCCCTTTTTACCACCATGCAATGCATTGGGACCGTTATTGATCGCCAGCGTATATTCCTGGCCATTCAGTTTAAACTTCCCTTTTAGCAATGCGGTTACCGTAGCGTCCCACCAATGCACCGAAGAACGGGTGGCCGCTCAGATAAGGTGGCAATGAGTCGAAACCAAGCACCACGTCCGCCCACTGGCCGTTTTTGTCCGGTGCGGTGAGCTTGGTAATAATCCCGCCGTAGTTGGTAATGTTGACGGTCATGCCGTTGGCGTTGGTCAGTGTGTAAAGGTCAGCCTGCTGGCCGTCGGGAAGCTGGCCGAAAGCCTCTTTGGAGATAGTACTGATCATTTTTTCTTCATTCTTGGTTTTTGAGCAGCTGAAAATGGCCAGGCCGATCAGCGCAGTGAGTAAAAAAAGGGATTCTTCTCATAGTCAAAGGTTAAGAGTTTGTGTAAATGGTCAGGTTATGCGAGGGCGATTTCCTCGGTGCCATCGGTGATTTTCACTCGGTAGCAAGGCAGATCGATTTTGTATTTTTCCAGATAGGCTTGCTTCATTTTGGCTTCAAAAGCATCCACGGCATCTTTTTTCACCAGGTTGATCGTGCAGCCGCCGAAACCGCCGCCCATCATCCGCGCACCTAGCACGGAATCGTCGTCCAATGTCTGGGCAACGAGGAAGTCCAGTTCGGGACAGCTTACCTCATATTCATTTTGCAGCCCGAAGTGGGTTGCGTACATTTTTTTGCCAAAATCGGGGAGATTACCTTGTACGAGCAGGTCGCAGGCGTCCTGTACACGCTGGATTTCCTCGGTGATGAACTTGCAGCGGCGGTACACCACATCGCCCATTTCATCCTTATGAGATTCTACCAATGCCGGCGTGGCATCGCGGAGGCTCAGTATTTTGGAATCATATTGTTGCAAAATAGCCGTTCCCCGCTCGCATTCCTGCCGGCGGGTATTGTATTCCGAACTCGCCAGGGAATGCTTCACCATCGTGTCGCAAAGTACGATCAGGTAATCGTCCATCGGGAAAGGAAAGTATTCATATTCCAGTGAACGGCAGTCGAGACGGATTACCGATTCCTCCTTTCCGAATGCAGAAGCAAACTGGTCCATAATGCCGCATTGCACGCCCACATATTCGTTCTCAGCTTTTTGGGACATTTTCACAATGCTGAAACGGTCGAGGTTCAGCCCGTAGATCTCATTCAATGCAAACAGCAGGCAGCATTCCAACGCCGCCGACGAGGAGAGTCCGGCACCTACCGGCACATTGCCGCCGAATGCCGCCTGAAAACCGCCGATCTTCAAACCCCGCTTCTGGATTTGCTCCACAATCCCGATCTGGTAATGCGGCCAGGACTTTTCCGGTTTGGAAAGGTCGTCGAGTGAGAACGAATACGTCTGATCGAGGTCGGCGGCGTAGAGGATCACCTGGTCGTCTTCGCGCGGGGCGACGACGAAATACACGGCCTTATCGACGCTCGCCGGCAGTACGAAGCCATTGTTGTAGTCGGTATGCTCGCCTATGAGGTTAATGCGGCCCGGCGAGCGGAATACCCTCGCGGTTTCGCGTGTGGCGGTGCCAAATTTTAAAAAATATTTGTCCTGGATACCTTCTGCGATATCGGTTTCTGTTAGTAACATTTCAGTTTCGGTCGGTTTAATACCCTTTTACAAGGTTCACTTCATTGGCGATGGCCGCGCCGTTCTCTATGGCCAAAATATTGTTCAGAAATAAATCTACTTTACCCATGTGCTCATTTTTGTGACCGCCACCGGTATGCTGCGTCAGGACCACATTGTCCATTTGCCAAAGCGGGCTGTCGGCGGGCAGCGGTTCAATTTCCGTTACGTCGAGCACGGCGCCGTCGAGCTTACCCGATTTCAACGCTTCGATCAAAGCATTTTCATCGGTTGTACTACCGCGGCCTACGCTCGCATAAACGCTTTGGTCCTTCATGACCGCGATAAACTCCGCATTCACGAAATGATGCGCAGTTCCCGGTAAAGTGTTGATCACCAGGTCGGCATGCGGCAATTCATCGAAAAGATCTTCCTTGCTGCGGAGATCGGCCTCCTGCGATGTACGTGCCATCAAATGCGTGGTGCAGCCCAGTCCTTTCAAAATCGCATTCACCGACTGGCCTATCGTTCCGGCTCCCAGCACGATCACATTCTGTTTGTGCAAAATTTTCAACTCGGCCCGGAGCGGCGTTCCGATCCATTGTGTTTTTTGTTTCAAGAGCGTCAGCCTGTCGATACCGCGGTATAGCGCCAGCACGCCACCCACGATCGACTCGGCGCACGGCCGCGCAAACCAGTCGCCCATATTGGCCGTTTTGACGTGGTCGGGAATAGCGACGGACGAGTATTGATCGAACCCGGCCGAATCGAGTTGCCAGAATTTCAGATTGGCGGGAATGTTTTCGAACCAGGCTACGGGCGGATTGCCCAGGATATAGTCGGCCGTGGCGAACCAGGCTTTAAGTTCGTCGGTGCCCGCCGATTCGGTACGGAAATGGATCTGATGCTGCGGGGTAAGCGCTTCGCTGAGTTTGGCGTTGAGCGAGCCGTCGAGTAAGGCGTGGCAGTATATGATCATCTATTGTTTTTGTTTAAAGAAGCAAGGTAAAATGATTTACCTGTAATATCTGCTAATCAGACGGCGAAATGGCCATCTATCCTCCACAATTACCACCTTTCAAATGCTTTTCAGGATTTTCGCGGCGCGCGACGCAAATGCCGGTTGTTCAAACGCAATCGAATCCTCGATCTGCGCCCGAAGCTCTTTGCGGATTTCGGGATAGATTTTGGAAAGATTGAAGAGAATGGTCAGGCAAAACGCCCGTATCGCCACCGCTACCTGGCGGTTACCGATGATTCCAAACGTGGCGTCCATCAGTTCACCATGAAATTCGTCTGGAATGGCGACGTCCTGCAAAATGCGGGCGCTGTTGCGGATAATGGCATCGTGCACGTCGGTCCGCTTCAACTGGCCGATCAGCACACCGATGTAGGGCCCGATCAGCCCGGGCTGCAAATCGGTGGCGATACTCACGCTGTAAGCCGCCCTTTGCGCCAGACGGTACTCGTCCGACTCGAAGCAATGCATCAGTTCCCTGAATGCTTCGGGGGAAGTGCAGGCGTATTCGGCGACTTTCGTGGCCTTCCACTTTGACTGGTGAGGATCGGCCAGCAGTTCATGACGGATATCCATCTTCTTTAAGGCTAAAAGCAAATGCCCCACGCTTTGGCGGGGCATTTGCGAGTATGTTCAGCGTATCAATTATTTGATTTCACCCACCATATCCTCCGGTTTTACCCACGCATCGAACTCCTCCGGCGTGAGGTAACCCAGCGCCACAGCCGTTTCTTTGAGCGTTGAGCCGTTCTTGTGAGCGGTCTGCGCGATTTCGGCGGCTTTATAGTAACCGATTTTCGTGTTCAGGGCAGTGACGAGCATCAATGAGTTGTTCACGTGCTTTTTGATATTCTCGTGCAATGGCTCGATACCTACCGCGCAATTGTCGTTGAACGACACGCACACATCGCCGATCAGACGGGCCGAATGCAGGAAGTTGTAAGCCATCAGCGGTTTGAATACGTTCAGCTCGAAATGGCCATTGGAGCCGCCGATGCTGATCGCGACGTCGTTACCCATTACCTGTGCCGCTACCATGGTCATGGCTTCGCATTGGGTAGGGTTCACTTTACCCGGCATGATGGAACTACCCGGCTCATTATCAGGGATATGGATTTCGCCAATGCCCGAGCGCGGGCCCGACGACAGCATACGGATGTCGTTACCGATCTTCATCAGGCTCACCGCCACGGTTTTCAATGCACCATGCGCCTCCACGATCGCGTCGTGCGCCGCGAGCGCTTCGAATTTGTTTTCGGCGGTGATGAATGGCAGGCCGGTAAGCGCGGCAATGTGGCGCGCGACGTTTTCGGAATATCCCGGAGGGGTGTTAATGCCCGTTCCGACCGCGGTACCGCCCAGTGCCAGCTCCGAAAGGTGCGCCAGCGAGTTGTTGATCGCCCTCAGGCCGTGATCGAGCTGGGATACGTAGCCGGAAAACTCTTGTCCCAAAGTGAGCGGCGTAGCGTCCATAAAGTGCGTACGCCCGATTTTAACGACATTTTTAAAGGCTTCGGCTTTCGCTTTCAAAGTATCGCGCAACTTCGTAATACCCGGAATGGTCACGTCCACCAGGATTTTGTAAGCCGCAATGTGCATGGCCGTTGGATAGGTGTCGTTCGACGACTGCGACTTGTTCACGTCGTCGTTCGGGTGCAAAAACTTGGTTTTGTCGGTAAGCTGACCGCCTTGCAGCACGTGCCCGCGATAGGCAATTACCTCGTTGCAGTTCATATTCGATTGCGTTCCCGAGCCGGTTTGCCATACTACCAACGGGAACTGGTCATCGAGCTGGCCGGCAAGGACCTCATCGCAGACCTGTCCGATCAGATCGCTTTTTTCTTTGGGAAGGACACCCGCTTCAAAGTTGGTAATAGCGGCGGCTTTTTTCAGGTATGCGAAGGCCTTGATGATCTCCTTCGGCATTTTATTGATATCCTGTGCGATAGGAAAGTTCTGGATCGAGCGTTGTGTCTGGGCGCCCCAGTATACATGGGCAGGGACCTGCACTTCGCCCATCGTGTCTTTTTCTATACGGTATTCCATTATTTGACGTAGAATGATAATGTAAAATGAACAATGCGCGGTAAAGTTAGGATCGGGTTTGCAGTTTCTGGAGTTTTTTATGGATAAATGTTCATGTCTGAAAAAAAGAATGTTTAGATTGACGCACCGAGATCCTAAACTCCGCTTTTCATGATACCTAAAATCAGCATTTACCCCGATTACGCACTGATGAGCTCCGCCGCTGCCGAGCGAGTAATCGATCTGATGAACCACAAGCCCGAATCGGTTATTTGCTTCCCGTCGGGTAGTAGTCCGAAAGGTATGTTCGATGCATTGGTAGCCGCGAATCAGAAGGGGCGTGTCGACTTTTCGAAATGCATTTTCGTCGGCCTCGACGAATGGATTGGCCTCGGCGCCGGCAACGATGGCAGTTGCCGCGACCTCCTCGACCGCGATTTCCTGAAACCTGTCGGTCTGCGCCCGGACCAGATCGTCTTCTTCGACGGCAAAGCCTTCGATCCGCAAGCCGAATGCGACCGTATCAATAAAATCGTCGAGAGCCTCGGAGGCCTCGACCTTATTATATTAGGCGTAGGCATGAACGGCCACCTCGCCCTCAACGAGCCCGGCACACCCTGGGATACTTACGCCCACATTTCGGAGCTCGATCCGGTGACCGTCGAGGTAGGGCAGAAGTATTTCAAACAGCCGACCAGCCTCACACGCGGCATTACCGTCGGTATCCGCCACATTCTGGAAGCGCGTTCGGCCATTCTGTTGGCTTCCGGCGCTGCAAAGGCACCGGTTATCCAGCGGGCATTGGCATTCCCCGTTTCCAAAGATTTTCCAGCAACGGTTTTGCAGAATCATTTGAACGCGGAGTTTATTTTGGATGCGGATGCTGCGGAGTTGATTTCGTAACATATTTCCCTAAATCCGGGTTTGCGAAATCACTTTTCCGGCCAGCATTTCAAGCCTGATTTAGATATTTTATCCTAACGCAACCAGTAATTTTTCTCCACTTCACTTAAATCAAGGTGCGCTTTCCTGCGCAATATGCATTCCGCCTAAATTTGACGCAGTTCTTTGTGAACGCCCGTCAATCGGGGTGGTGGTTTTTGCTTTTGGATCCCTCAGCCAAAATCAAGCAAAACAAAAAGGAACCGTGTGCAATTCACGGGCAGTCGTGCTACTGTAAGTATCCGTCCTGATGTTTTCAGGACCCGTTTTTACCCTCGCGTCCCATTGCAGCGTCCCGGCGCTTCGAGAAGGGCGGTAGAAATGATACGAGCCAGGAGACTTGCCATCACCCTCAATGGCTTCCCTCTCACGGGTGGAGTGTAGTCAAGCATTGATTTACCACATTTTATAGCGTACCACAGGCTCCCGGCCGGTTCGGGGGAACTGTATCTGTTCGTTTCGCAGGGTAGCCGTGTGTTACCGCCATGGAATGAAGTACCGGTCAGCGTTCGCAACAGGCGTTTGCCGGGATGGGAGGGTGTTTTCACAGGGTTTTTATTAACTCTTTAAACACAAAAAGTTATGTTGTCACACAACCTGGGCTACCCGCGCGTGGGAAGCCTTCGCGAACTCAAAAAGGCCAACGAACAGTACTGGGCCGGCGCGATCGACCGCGATGCATTGCAGAAAGTCGCGCGCAAAATCCGCCATCAGAATTGGGAAACGCAGCAGCATGCGGGCATTGGCCTTATTCCTTCCAACGATTTTTCGCTGTACGACCACGTCCTCGATACGTCGCTGATGGTAGGCGCGATTCCCGGGCGGTACCACCAGCTGCTCGACGGGAAATCCAATAAGGAGCTAGACCTTTATTTCGCCATGGCCCGTGGTTACCAGAAAAACGGGCTGGATATCAACGCGATGGAAATGACGAAATGGTTCGACACCAACTACCATTACCTTGTTCCCGAGTTTGTGAAAGACCAGAAGTTCAAGCGGTACTCCGAAAAGGTGCTGCTGGAATTCGAGGATGCATTGCAAAAAGGCATTCTCACCAAACCGGTGCTGCTTGGGCCAGTTACCTATTTGCTTTTAGGCAAAGAAAAGGAGGGCGGTTTTGAGCGGATCGACTTGCTGGACAGTCTTCTACCTGTTTATATATCCATATTAAAAGAACTCGCAGCGAGAGGTGCCGAATGGGTGCAGCTCGACGAGCCAGGGCTCGTGCTGGATTTGAATGAAAAGGAAAAACTCGCATTCCTGAGCGCTTATAACCAGATCCGGGAGACGCTTCCGAAGCTGCGCATTCTGGTAACAACCTATTTCGGGCCGCTGGAAGATAACCTGAGCATCGCTACCGTATTGCCGGTGGACGCATTGCATATCGACCTTACGCGCGGTGCGGAGACCTTGTCGCAAATCCTGGTGGATGAAGTATTCACGGCATCAACCCAAAAACTTTCATTAGGGGTGGTCGACGGCCGGAATATCTGGAAAAACGACTACCGAAAGTCGCTGGAATGGATTCAAACGGCAGCGAATGTACTGGGAGAGGATCGGATCTGGGTCGCACCTTCCTCGTCGCTGCTCCATAGCCCTTATGACCTGGACCTGGAAAGGAACGAAGCGGTGCTCACGCCCGAAATCAAAAACTGGATGGCGTTTGCCAAACAGAAACTGGCAGAGGTAACGACATTGGCGAGGCTCGCCGGGACCGATTATTCGAATGACAGCGCATTTCTGGATAACCAAAAAGCCATCGAAAGCCGTAGAACATCAGCGTTGATCCACAAGCCAGCTGTAAAAGCACGGGTTAGCGAAGTGCGTGAATCGGATTTTAACCGACAGAATACATTCGCCTTCCGGCAGGCCATTCAATTGGAAAAACTCAAACTGCCCTTGTTCCCTTCCACGACGATCGGCTCATTCCCCCAAACCGACGAGGTGAGGCAGCTCCGTGCGCAGTTCAAGAAAGGAGCATTGACTTTGGATGAGTACGAGGCCCGCATTCGGGCGGAAATCGTGGATTCGCTGCGCTGGCAGGAAGAGTTGGGCATCGACGTGCTCGTACATGGCGAGTTCGAGCGGAATGATATGGTGGAATATTTCGGCGAGCAGCTCTCGGGTTTTGTTTTTACCCAAAACGGCTGGGTGCAGAGCTACGGTAGCCGGTGCGTGAAGCCGCCGAT harbors:
- a CDS encoding glucosamine-6-phosphate deaminase; translated protein: MIPKISIYPDYALMSSAAAERVIDLMNHKPESVICFPSGSSPKGMFDALVAANQKGRVDFSKCIFVGLDEWIGLGAGNDGSCRDLLDRDFLKPVGLRPDQIVFFDGKAFDPQAECDRINKIVESLGGLDLIILGVGMNGHLALNEPGTPWDTYAHISELDPVTVEVGQKYFKQPTSLTRGITVGIRHILEARSAILLASGAAKAPVIQRALAFPVSKDFPATVLQNHLNAEFILDADAAELIS
- a CDS encoding PspC domain-containing protein, with the protein product MEKKLHRIPDQAVFGGVCAGIAQYLQIDVVIVRVLFVVMALPILPPGFGMTGLLYIILWAVLPTGPGGEVYTTHTAFGAEPSKPSDPLFDKKRSDQTMMILGGVLIFFGALMLLDDLPVWYQFKKYFWPIVLIAVGAFLILRQRDKEHENRSTVYPTTPPPADPINPGPDPQPYTPFSPGSSAEPRFPEDPELKKPDSGDDDVIKVN
- a CDS encoding D-2-hydroxyacid dehydrogenase, coding for MIIYCHALLDGSLNAKLSEALTPQHQIHFRTESAGTDELKAWFATADYILGNPPVAWFENIPANLKFWQLDSAGFDQYSSVAIPDHVKTANMGDWFARPCAESIVGGVLALYRGIDRLTLLKQKTQWIGTPLRAELKILHKQNVIVLGAGTIGQSVNAILKGLGCTTHLMARTSQEADLRSKEDLFDELPHADLVINTLPGTAHHFVNAEFIAVMKDQSVYASVGRGSTTDENALIEALKSGKLDGAVLDVTEIEPLPADSPLWQMDNVVLTQHTGGGHKNEHMGKVDLFLNNILAIENGAAIANEVNLVKGY
- a CDS encoding galactokinase; its protein translation is MLLTETDIAEGIQDKYFLKFGTATRETARVFRSPGRINLIGEHTDYNNGFVLPASVDKAVYFVVAPREDDQVILYAADLDQTYSFSLDDLSKPEKSWPHYQIGIVEQIQKRGLKIGGFQAAFGGNVPVGAGLSSSAALECCLLFALNEIYGLNLDRFSIVKMSQKAENEYVGVQCGIMDQFASAFGKEESVIRLDCRSLEYEYFPFPMDDYLIVLCDTMVKHSLASSEYNTRRQECERGTAILQQYDSKILSLRDATPALVESHKDEMGDVVYRRCKFITEEIQRVQDACDLLVQGNLPDFGKKMYATHFGLQNEYEVSCPELDFLVAQTLDDDSVLGARMMGGGFGGCTINLVKKDAVDAFEAKMKQAYLEKYKIDLPCYRVKITDGTEEIALA
- a CDS encoding DUF2442 domain-containing protein — translated: MKKSFKTGTTPLISKQLQTLLSEAGEDDVIDIADDLDRMILDNGLQIHHFGFARDLDLALFILNNKKVITKPLSSFPFLEKAEDWDLDQYTVSESGIHWTILDADISLRGLLQEDEVLTK
- the metE gene encoding 5-methyltetrahydropteroyltriglutamate--homocysteine S-methyltransferase, whose protein sequence is MLSHNLGYPRVGSLRELKKANEQYWAGAIDRDALQKVARKIRHQNWETQQHAGIGLIPSNDFSLYDHVLDTSLMVGAIPGRYHQLLDGKSNKELDLYFAMARGYQKNGLDINAMEMTKWFDTNYHYLVPEFVKDQKFKRYSEKVLLEFEDALQKGILTKPVLLGPVTYLLLGKEKEGGFERIDLLDSLLPVYISILKELAARGAEWVQLDEPGLVLDLNEKEKLAFLSAYNQIRETLPKLRILVTTYFGPLEDNLSIATVLPVDALHIDLTRGAETLSQILVDEVFTASTQKLSLGVVDGRNIWKNDYRKSLEWIQTAANVLGEDRIWVAPSSSLLHSPYDLDLERNEAVLTPEIKNWMAFAKQKLAEVTTLARLAGTDYSNDSAFLDNQKAIESRRTSALIHKPAVKARVSEVRESDFNRQNTFAFRQAIQLEKLKLPLFPSTTIGSFPQTDEVRQLRAQFKKGALTLDEYEARIRAEIVDSLRWQEELGIDVLVHGEFERNDMVEYFGEQLSGFVFTQNGWVQSYGSRCVKPPIIYGDVERVEPMTVKWSSFAQANSTKLVKGMLTGPVTILQWSFVRDDQPRKDTTFQIALAIRDEVVDLEKAGIKVIQIDEPAIREGLPLRKHAWKSYLKWAVDAFRLSAAGVADQTQIHTHMCYSEFNDIIDSIAAMDADVITIETSRSQMELLDAFAQFNYPNEIGPGVYDIHSPRVPTVDEMVFLLEKALKVIPARNLWVNPDCGLKTRKWPETEAALRNMISAANLLRESVEVAG
- a CDS encoding DUF4160 domain-containing protein, producing the protein MPTVLYINGFRFFFWMNEREPIRIHVEKGKRNARVVLVPEIVVSYNHGFKKNEMRVILDIIVCNYEKIIQNWHDAFNK
- a CDS encoding DUF5668 domain-containing protein, translating into MNFKNIFWGVILIVTGSLFLVEELTDFDFGRFFWPIILIVTGGLLLLRNFLNSDSTNRSNI
- the fumC gene encoding class II fumarate hydratase produces the protein MEYRIEKDTMGEVQVPAHVYWGAQTQRSIQNFPIAQDINKMPKEIIKAFAYLKKAAAITNFEAGVLPKEKSDLIGQVCDEVLAGQLDDQFPLVVWQTGSGTQSNMNCNEVIAYRGHVLQGGQLTDKTKFLHPNDDVNKSQSSNDTYPTAMHIAAYKILVDVTIPGITKLRDTLKAKAEAFKNVVKIGRTHFMDATPLTLGQEFSGYVSQLDHGLRAINNSLAHLSELALGGTAVGTGINTPPGYSENVARHIAALTGLPFITAENKFEALAAHDAIVEAHGALKTVAVSLMKIGNDIRMLSSGPRSGIGEIHIPDNEPGSSIMPGKVNPTQCEAMTMVAAQVMGNDVAISIGGSNGHFELNVFKPLMAYNFLHSARLIGDVCVSFNDNCAVGIEPLHENIKKHVNNSLMLVTALNTKIGYYKAAEIAQTAHKNGSTLKETAVALGYLTPEEFDAWVKPEDMVGEIK